The segment TGATAAATAGATCAGAGTATATGAAAATCAGGATGACCTAAAGAATGTACATATGGGCTATCATGGGGTTTCGAACAAGATCATAATTGTAATAGCATTAAGAAAATCCTACCTTTTTCGCGGATGTTCATCTTCCCACGCTGATCATCAAATACTCCTAAGCCATGTAGTGGTTCACGATGTTTCTCTATGATCAGCAACAGGTTCAATGATCACACACAACACAAACACAACACACTTTCGCAATGATCATAAAAATGATCACAGaattttcactattttttacCACAACTTTTCCAAAAACACTTTGCATCAACACCACTGGTATGTCCTTATATTTTGCTAATTTACATGGAATTtagcattatattttttaatagctaATCAATATCAAAAGGAGACATCGAGTTAACCGATCATAATATGATCATTGTGAGCTTAGAGCAGATCAGAGTATACTTTTAACATTCATTTCAACAGAGGCAGTTTGTTCCTGACGCACCAAACATCACACGTATGCAAGCAGTTACAACACATGCTTACCAACGTTTAACAAGCTTACCAAagttcaaatatattttaatgaaaatagatACAGTTCAACAGTAAGTCTAACTGTCTATCAACAATtagcaattattaattaatcacaCCAGCATCGTGTAATATTATTGACTATTTTAGTTCAAGACAGATAGAGCATGCTTTTATAACCTCATATAACCGATAAAGTGCTTGAATGAATTTgcactttatattttataaactcaaTTGAGCGATGACTTTTCATTAGCagaaatcattattatctCGATGGTCATTTTATCTGTGATAcgagaacaaaataaaatcacaaataaatactaaataattattgtgtaaATTTGACCAATGAATTGTAAGTAACAACACAAGCTTACcaagaaaatttttgtaaaaatagatACAGATTCACAGTAAATAACTGTTTAtcaatagaaattattaattaataacaccAACATCATGTGATATTATCGACTATTTTAGATAGACAAAGAATGCTGCTACAATcacattaaataattcatgggGTGCTGGAACTCATTGACACttcatattttgtaaattcatagTAGGTGGTCATTTTATCTGTGACactaaaatgaaatgaaatcataaataaatgtttaatgaTTGATGAGTAAATTTTGGACtacactttaatttttttgaataaaaaaaggtaGCTTACTGTATCTCAAAGAGATTGATGCAAaagatgatgttttttttttgttgataggTCATGTGCACCAGTATTagataattgttaaattaacaaatggttCAAAatcttgttaattaatttttaaaccacTTGATAACAAAAACAGTTTTAACATGATCATTTATTTCATGTTTCATGTTATATGACAAACCAaccttgtgatttttttttattctagttttaataattgtgtttGAACCATTTGACATTGAAACATTAGACGCTTCAGCCACCCTGATCTATCTGTGaacattacaattattaaataaacattatgttataaattattttccaacTGGTGTAAttattggcaaaaaaaaaaatatctaaatgaaattattgaatttatggtaaataattaaataaataaacaaaggaataaataataaacagattaaaatttatatttatatagtcTCAAGTAGAAACTGACCAAGTCAATCTGacctcaaataattaatttttttttgctaaattattgaaaaaaattaggtaaatatatttgtttatgcactaaataattaataacaataaaaaaacatgaaatttaCATACCATTTGTccattatttaacaatataaaatttgcctTTGTCAGCTAAGACGCCGATATGTCCATTAATTTTGGTCAAAATTCACAAAAgttgacaataatttatatcccATTTTgttcagaaaaatttaattgattgatttaaaaacaatttataattaattaataattattattgcaacaATAAATCCATATAGTCACGATCATGGAGGTCTGCaaaggaaaaatttatattaaaatattttacatttttttgattattattaattaaaaaaaaaattttcatccaaAATGAAtgctataaataataaacattgataattatttataaaaaatttgataaaaaacgaCAATCTTACCTAAAAGAGTATGTCGGTAAATGCATTGCAGTTTCTAAACTCGATTTAACTCGATTACAGAACTCTGGACTCGGCATTACAgccacataaaaaaataaaagagtggGGACGACAAGAAAAATTACGTGCTTCcacttcaaataaaattggcaAACTGTTTCCATAGCCCGCCGCGCTATTTCGGTGCTGTAGCATGCTGTAGCAGGCCTTTTTGCTCGTTGTGTCGACTGGAAGGGATGAGTGGGGATGACCAACAACGAAATTGCAGCCAATCAGTGGCTCAGAATCGATTTCAACAAGTAGGGAAGGGTGGGGAACACcaaaagcaaaataaaaacatggcgaccaaaaatcgaaaaaatgaCAACCTAACctcaaatcattatttatttatgttttttagcTTAATGAATAATGATTGATAAATGCTACCaaattatgtttgtttatgcaccaaataattaataacaatgaaataatatgaTATGAACATGCCATTTGTccattttttaacaaattgatGTTTGCTTTTGTCACCTTCAACGCCATTAACATGTccattatttttaagaaaaaattaacaataatttatagcacaatttgttaaaattgctaaaataagtctataaattaataacaatagataattttataaataaatgaatgattctttataaatttatcaacaaccattaacaatttttcttttttgataaacCCAAGTTGTTGTACATGAAATCTTCGTTcgacaattaatatttaaaaaataaaagattaataaaacaattaatttaataataaattgacaatgaAACAATCATATAAACAtttgaaataacaataaacatatttattattaagctgtaattaatttctttttttttttattttaaattattagataataattaatatgagTAATGTAGATGATTGGTCCTCGATTGTTCTTGAAATGGttgttaattttctttgacagaatcaacttttaaattagcaacttcatcaataaaatgtgCCATTTTAATATCACGTTGTGACAATCCATTGACATCATGAGATGACAAAGTAACATTGACTTTGTTGTAAACATTAAACCATTCCGGATGATGATCCATCTTTTCAGCTTTTAATGCTACTCTTGTCATGAAGCCAAATGcctgaaattattaattaatttaatgttgaataaaaactataaatgattaatatattatgatttatCACTAAATATACCTCATTGAAatctttgaataaaaattctttataaatagcATCTCTTTTAACTTGAAGAGTCCAGCCTGTTTGCAAAAGTGGAGTCAAAATACTCATTCTTTCACTGTCTTCCAATTTTCCCTgatgaaaatatcaattaaaaaattaatcacatcattagaaaattcaacaagttgttgtttttaatatgaaaaatatttaaatcagatgtttgttattttatttgttattaaaacaatataatacatCTTTTGAtggttatattttattaattttaattttataaattgtttaaaagatACACAAAAGATTATGgaccaaaaaaattgaatgatagtaaatattagttgaataaatattattaatgtttttagctgtttaaatattttcatatggaCATTGAAACACAACAATAAACATTCAATGACactttaagaataaaaatataaaatttataataagtttaatgaataatttaatgaatattaccatttttgttctttttgatGTACCAGATGTTGAATATTGAATGCTGGATTGTATCAGTAATGATTTTATTCTCCCACTTGTTacatctacaattttttttgttattgcaGCCGCCATATTTTTTCCTTGATTAAAGATTTTGTCAGTGACCTTATTGACTTTCACTCCTGATTAAATCCTAAATATAaactacaaaaaataaaaatatctaactatcattaaaatattaaattaataaaaatgattaattgaacaaaatattttatttcaataataattatacaaacttaatttaaatagaataataatgatgataattaatttatcctcTTTTATTTCTTCCTCTTTTAACAAGACTTTGTTGTGGTGGAAGAGGTAATTTAAGAACAATATTTAGTGTATTATCTTTTGATGATCTTGCTCCAATAATTCTAGCAAGTtcattgagttttttcaaGCCAGTTTTACCACTAATCATTGTTGCAAATAACTCAAGATTAAGTGTATAATCAGATATCATTAAACCAAGAATTAAACAATGTACAAAACCTTTGTCACGTATAGTTGTTGGTCGagttctaaaaaatataataataaattttttaattcaatttaataataattcaattgtttatttatttaccttccATTAGCACTCATCAcactgtaatttttaataataaaactacgGATTTCAGGTGATGTTGGACACAAttcatcaagtaatttttttggtgTTTTTATTGGTAAACATAGCCATTGACATGTAGAATAAATGAATTCtaaaattgcaattttttcgTTTCTCTTTGAATCTGCTGGAAGTTTCATTAAGTTTGCTAATGTTCCAACAAAGAAAgcattttttctaaataaaaaaaaaaaaagaagttatttaattaataaaaaaaacaatcattgaaataaataaattacgtgTGATAAATTTACCTTtctaatttaacaatttcttCATGTTTTGCAGCAAGAATTAAAAGTTGATCCTTTGGCAGTATATCATAAGCACTATAAACTTCTTCAACACTTGTAGCATCACGATTACAAGGTGGAATATGAATTTCTAATGGatcttcaatattttgaaGAGTCAAATCAGCTTctttaacattaatatttgcaACACTTTTTTCAAGATCTTCTTTAACATCTTCAGGATTAACTtgcattttttcatattgttcaGTTCTTCTTTTAGCTTTTTTAGAaccaaattgtttattaagtGCATTCAAATGAATTGctctatttttatcaagagCATCATCAGTATTTGCTTCTTTATCAAGAACAGGACCAAGTAACCATCTTTCAGcttgtattaattttactttaccagtatttttattacgtATTGCAAGCATTGTATatgtttgttcttttttttgatcagGACGATAACCCTTGTAAACCATTTTGCCATTtgacattgataataatgttttgttattttcatttggaTCACGAAATAAACCAACTTgcatttttttagctttttcttcttctatttcaccattttgaaattttactataaaatattaatgttaataattaaatatttaaaattaatcctTGTAAAAGGTTATGTGTATGATAATTtgtcttagtttttttttttacctattattggctggatttttttttgatccatGATAATTTCTTCAATTACTCCTTCCATCttcatgtttaataatttaaattatgctttgttaatgttattattgtattaataaataatttaagctGTAACAGAAGCAAATAAGAGCAAACAGAAGCACGTGTTTACACTTCGACATTTAGAGAGAGAATTAGAGAGAGAATtagaaagagagaaagagtTGAAAATTGTCAGAGGGCATTAATTTttggataattaaaaaataaaaaaaaaccattaaacaaaaattattattaaaaataaacaattaacataaataataataaaccaataaaatatattgttaatgtattgttaatattaatttttttaaataaataaaattaaggtGAATTTACATTGCACGAAAATTCTGTTCCACGTTCTCTTTTTCTCTCCTAAATTAacaatagtatattttttttctctcagcAGTGCTTCGGTAAAGTGAAGTCTGGTATGTAAATTGatatcatttgtttaaatttaacaaattatttattttattttacctaaataatcaaaacaattattgtattatccTAATACAAGtatgataaacaaataacGATTGTTAGCtgcatgatttttcaattgtcaattttttacaaattgacAATAATGAGTGTTGTGTGATAAATACAAATGGCCGTTGATTTTGACCTGATGATTACATCACAGTCAAATACTCAAAATCATAGcagctatttttttaatttaaaaaataattattgttatcattatatgtacaaaatattaacctataatttatattttattttttagcagTGAATAAAGATATTTACAATGTTGGCGACTAAATCAAATCTTCTTGTACCTGGGGTTAAAACAACCCTGGGTAGTCAACGAGGTATGGcaacattaaaaacaatatcttTACGTTTAAAATCTGTgacaaatattcaaaaaatcacaaaatccATGAAGATGGTGTCAGCAGCAAAATATAATCATGCTGAAAGAGAATTGAGACAAGCTAAACCACTTGGTATTGGTACCAAAGCATTTTATGAACAAGCTGAAATAGCACCATCTGAAGCTGAGCCTAAAAATCTTATGGTTGCTGTTACAAGTGATCGTGGTCTTTGTGGTGCTGTACATACTGGTATTGCACGTAATATTCGTGATAAACTTCTTGCTGATCCAAAATTAcgtgaaaatacaaaaatcatATGTATTGGTGATAAATCACGTGCTGTTTTACAACGTTTATTTGCTGATAACATATTATTTGTTGCTCATGAAATTGGACGTCGTCCACCAACATTCGGTGATGCTGCCAAAGTTGCAAGTCAAATTATGAACTCtgggtaaattaaaatttttattatttataggtatagtttaaatttatgttttaacatattatttatttgtattattaaatatttttttagctatgTATTTGGAAATGGAAGCAttgtttacaataaatttaaatcagtTGTTTCTTATCAAGTTGATCAATTaccattatttgataaaaatgctGTTATATCAGCACCAAAATTATCAGTTTATGAttcacttgatgatgatgttattcAAAGTTATCTTGAATTTTCATtgacatcattattattttattcaatgaaaGAAAGTGCATGCAGTGAACAATCAAGTAGAATGACATCAATGGACAATGCAAGTAAAAATGCTGGTGAAATGATTGAAAAACTTCAGCTTACATTTAACAGAACTCGACAAGCTGTCATCACCAGAGAACTCATTGAAATTATATCTGGTGCTTCTGctttggaataaaaaaaaaaaaaacatcataaaACATCAtacttggaaaaataattaaacagtTGTTTAGTCGGTCATAACATGTACACGTGagcttttattaatatttgttccAAGTtcgtaaattataataacaattagaaaataaaaaatgatgaaaaataataatttcaattcaacaaattatctacttgttaattatttatttataagcttgttttatttttttatttttgaagatTTACTTTAATTAAAGCTATAttcgaatttttaaattaaataaaaattcaatgaacaaaagttgaaaaaaagaaatgaatatCGTTGTTTCATCTTCGtacatcatgtttttttttggttagtTACATCTTAATTAATTGAGCCTAAATAATGTCATCattaaaagtaattaaatcTCGTATTAAATCAGTTggtaatactaaaaaaatatcacaaacaATGAAATTAGTATCATCAGCAAAATATTCACGTTCACAAAAAGAATTAATACAAGCACGTAAATTTGGTGTTTgtccaaaattattatttgattatactGAATTACAACCAAATAAATCACCAAATTCACAATTATTTGTTGCAATAACAAGTGATCGTGGTTTATGTGGTGCAATAAATTCTGGTTTATCACGTGTTATTAATagaacaattgataaattaaataatgaacaaaaaaatttaacaaaattaatttgtattggtcaaaaaaattatacaatattatcaagattatattcagataaaattatattagttGCATCtgaagttggaaaaaaatcattaacatTTATTGATGCTGGTAATATTGCTCaagaaattatgaaaattatgaatatttttgaattttcaagaacaagaatttattacaacaagttagttattaataatttaaattatatattaattatttgaattttttttattatttttttttttcataataattcatttgttttgatttgtttatttaaatatttgctgGATATTTATTGTAGATTTATTAATGCTGCTACATATAAAGTTGATTATCTtgatttatatgataaaaaacaaattaattcagcACCAAAATTTCCATTATATGATGGTATTAATGATGATACTATTGATTGTTGgcttgaattttcaattacaaCAATGATTTATTGGATAATTAAAGAATCATCAACAAGTGAATATGCAGCACGTATGACATCAATGGAAAATGCAACTAAAAATGCATCAGATATGATTAAAAATCTTTCACTTGAATATAATCGTACAAGACAAGCTGTTATTACTGGTGAacttattgaaataatatctGGTGCAAGTGCTCTTAAATAGTACACTTGCATTAACatcttaaaataattatcaacagttttttttttttttttttttttttaaatcaacaaacacTTATGTATTTACGTGACAACCaccatttatttaaatattttttttttcaactattattagttttttttttcgttaatgtgcaaatatgtatatgtacATGTATTAAATATGCAATACATGGCCCACAagtttaatgatttatcattcaACAAAATTCCATGGAggacattgaattttttttatttttcgattgtaCATCGACATGATTAAGTACaaatctttgtttttttttttttcaatttaattttataatattattgtcggaaatatcatttaataatacacgacatatttattcttttgttttttttttctcaagctCATGCACATGCTAattgatttacaaaaaaaaaaaaaaaattattcatatattattgttttttggtttttcaaattattcattatgctttagttttttttgctattaaaagaatttatatttacagttATTTCGATGCACGTTAGGCACATTGACCTGCCACTTAGTTTAGACATTTGGCAGacgagaataatttttttttttcgtataatgaaatttaattggaCACATAATTGGAAGATTGATACTCCTCacaaaatttatgtaaaaaatttataaagacttttagctttttttactagtttttttatgaaaacaaaatgtttttttttgtgaggTTTTCTTTTCCCTGCAATCACACatagattaaataatttactgaattattaaatacagaaaattttaaaaattacagagATGATATATTCatcttcatatttttcttagagaaataaaataataagtcaATTTAAATAGTGACTGAAATGCTcattagtttataaaattacaccttgcatttttttttttttaatcctgcTTTGGCCTTACAtgaaaactaattaattaattgacaaacCAAGTAAAGtcctaattaaataataattaaattaacaacaaattaactATACTtgattagcttttttttttttttttttttcttttataaaatttaactaatttttttttctttgcctttttttatttttttagaaaataacattctttttttttttcattttgcttttcttcaaatatatttgctaattttcaatgatgaaaataatttgtattattatttttcgtttttttttttttttttacatatttttctatttatttttaagatttttcaTGACACCCTGATATGCATCATCAGTTATCAgtgacaatatataaaaaaaaaaaaatatcgcgGTAATAATAGGTTGTGTTAtttgtatgaattttttaccaCTCAGCATCACCATTAGCTTTTTGAAAAACATAGTCTCTACCTTCAAGATTCATTATACCATCTTTAAGATaaaatttccatttatttCTACTCCTTGTAATCTGaaatgaatgataaatatttttgtaatccatgattattatataaacaagagttatataattaaatagtgaaaaaaaaaattataatattacctTGTCATACTGACAAACAACAACATTTTCCGTATCAAAAAGATCACCTGGATCATCATCGGTAACATCATCCTCAGAATTAAGTGGTtcctattgaaaaataaaccaaattaaacaaattggtatgaattatttttaacaaaaaaataacaataaataatatacctcTTCACGTGCACCAGCATCGTCATTTTCTTCTTCCTCTTTATCATCatctaaatcatcatcatcttcgttatcatcttcatcatcgtcGTCATCATCGTCAGACGTTTCACCAAGTTGACCATCCATTTGAGCAATATTACTTTGAtccttttaatattaaaaaaaaatattataaaatttttatcaataaattcacaaatataaaataaactcacTTGACGAATAACTTGAAGCGGTTGATTAATTGCAATTGGAGCTATCGCTGCTTGACCCTGAAGCATTCTATCTACATGCTGTTGAAGCATTCGTGAAGCAATATCTGGTGGATAGCCCATTGCTTCTGTGATAACTTGACCAGTTAATATTGTTGGAAGTTGATTAcctgataatataaaaaataattaaatttatttattataaatattaatagataattttgtataaaaaatgtatagaaAATTTACCTTGTATTGCTGAAGCTGGTACTTGAATTGTTAAAACTTTTGGTTTACCATCAGTTGCTGAAGTTCCAGGAAGTGTTATTTGAATTGGTACTTgtctttcaattaaattaactctATTTTGAACTGGTGCTGGTTGAATTGGCATATTAACATGTTGTTGAATTGGTTGTTGTACAGGTTGAAGAACTGGTGGACGTACTGGTGCTGGTTGTGGTTGAATTTGTTGATTCACAacttgttgctgctgttgttgtagttgtttttgttgttgctgcAACTGCTgcagctgttgttgttgttgttgatgttgtttttgctgttgctgttgttgttgctgctgttgttgttgctgttgttgttgttgttgagctTGTGATTTTGAACTACCAGCACTAGATGATCCTTGTGAATAATGTCCACTATTTTTACTTAATGAACTTTTTTGTGATGGTAATAGTGGTGGTTGTGGTTCAATTGGTTCTGGATTTGTTTCAACAGCTTTACTTGCATCTAATTTTGTTTCccatatttgttttaattccaTAAGCACTTGTTCATCAACACCCTCATCTAAAAATGATTCACGTACACCAGTAATTACATCTTCAATTACTGTTTTGTAAAGtttcatctaaattaaaaaaaaaaaaacaaaacaaataaacattattattaatagaaaataaattatacatcaaattttattaacatattttttaaaataaaagaaaaatcaattcaaatagtttaaatcaattccaataaaattattttaatgtttttacaaACCAagatatgattttattattattttttaattcacacATGAAAAGTATTTACTCATTTTTCGagtattgaattaaaaatagccggtgatatttcaaaaataaggaaaaaaagtatatgtaCAATGGTAGCTATGATGTTGATttgaaaaacaagataaataagtattcttgataaatattaagtgtatgtaattatatatgattattatttgtttttttttttatatattggaTTGAAGGTAACCATGATAAGCACCTTAGCATTTGTCATTTACATCGGTGTTACACACATGTATAGGTAAATTATGTATGTATTGCTCCTCGATAAGGCCATACTCGAATTGAtataacttttctttttttttctttttcgacattaaatattttgtatttattttgagtTATTATTCCGTTACTCACCACACTTGATTGGCTAAGGGCCATTGTTAGATAATTTGTATTGTCaaactaattttataatttatttgaataacaaTACCAATAAACcttaacaattataattatttgccCAACGTAAGCCGAAGTTGCTGCTGCGTCGGTCTTGCTCTTTTATACTTTCTGCAACAGCTTCCCATGCACCCAAGTCAAGTCGTGGATACTGCTTGTGTCGTATGAGTGTCATTAAAACTGCTTgagtcaataaaatataatttaaataacaaatattttatttataatttttaagctTACCttgaacttttaaaataataataataataataataataataaaacattaaaaataataataataaattaatttttttttctcacactaatttaattttaaaaaaaaaacaaaaaacaaaatggaggatgatatttttttaaattaatatttaaaaaaaaaaaaatttactatttgtttaataattaataattaggatttattattaatttattaataataatgtaatttttttttgttttgttgttaattctTATCGACTGTTcataaaatagaatttaaaaaaatataaataaataaacattcatCCCTTCCCTTGGCTTTTTTTAATACGGAGAAATCATGGAGTTTAACACCTCCATGGGAGAAATTCACCGATAATTCTTCTCATTCATAATCATAACATGTCAAACCCTtgagttgttattatttaatgtttttttttttcttaagaaaaaatacaagtgcGAACTAAGGGTTGTCAgttataattacaaaaaaaaaaaaaaaattaaaggtaAGAGATTAAGAGTACTTATtgagaataattattaataaaattacataaaattatatactgaTTGGAATGTCGGCGATATTCTTGATGTTTCTATATGTAattgtttacaattttcattttagcCAGTAACACTTTTTGTGCTATTATACAAAtggaatagaaaaaaaaaaaacaaagtagaTAGGATGGAGTCATCAAGACAGAATGATAAACAATTTGgtctaattaatttgttaagaCAACGAGAAATTCATGTatgtaaattgaatttaattaaactttttttttttttttttaaatatgctattattattatttttgttattaaaatatttaaatgattattattgttgttgtttaggAACGTTGTAATTATACACTACCACAAAAATTGCAAGTTacggaaaattttatatcaagatTAGGACTTGAGGCTGAGCTTGCTGGACACTCAGGATGTATTAATTGTCTTGATTGGAATGAAACTGGAGAgttagtattaaaaataacacaagttcagtattatattatattgattataaactaatgtatatatttatttactttagaATTCTTGCGTCGTCAtcagatgatttaaaattatgtttatggGATCCATTTCGTCGTGAATTAAAATCACAACATCGTACTGGTCATGATGgaaatgttttttcaattaaggcaagttaattattaataaaacaaaaaataaaaacctaggagaattataaataatttataatcattttttacatCAACAGTTTATGCCAAAATCAAATGACAGAGTATTGATAACTGGTGCTGGTGATAATTGTGTTATTGCACATGATATATCAGTACCTGGTACAATATTTCATTGTCGTTGTCATACTGGTAGAGTCAAAAGAATTGCATGTGAAAATTCACCACATTTATTTTGGTCTGGATCAGA is part of the Aphidius gifuensis isolate YNYX2018 linkage group LG1, ASM1490517v1, whole genome shotgun sequence genome and harbors:
- the LOC122860871 gene encoding ATP synthase subunit gamma, mitochondrial-like, with translation MSSLKVIKSRIKSVGNTKKISQTMKLVSSAKYSRSQKELIQARKFGVCPKLLFDYTELQPNKSPNSQLFVAITSDRGLCGAINSDKIILVASEVGKKSLTFIDAAPKFPLYDGINDDTIDCWLEFSITTMIYWIIKESSTSEYAARMTSMENATKNASDMIKNLSLEYNRTRQAVITGELIEIISGASALK
- the LOC122854803 gene encoding ATP synthase subunit gamma, mitochondrial-like translates to MLATKSNLLVPGVKTTLGSQRGMATLKTISLRLKSVTNIQKITKSMKMVSAAKYNHAERELRQAKPLGIGTKAFYEQAEIAPSEAEPKNLMVAVTSDRGLCGAVHTGIARNIRDKLLADPKLRENTKIICIGDKSRAVLQRLFADNILFVAHEIGRRPPTFGDAAKVASQIMNSGYVFGNGSIVYNKFKSVVSYQVDQLPLFDKNAVISAPKLSVYDSLDDDVIQSYLEFSLTSLLFYSMKESACSEQSSRMTSMDNASKNAGEMIEKLQLTFNRTRQAVITRELIEIISGASALE
- the LOC122854790 gene encoding DNA-directed RNA polymerase I subunit rpa49, which encodes MKMEGVIEEIIMDQKKIQPIIVKFQNGEIEEEKAKKMQVGLFRDPNENNKTLLSMSNGKMVYKGYRPDQKKEQTYTMLAIRNKNTGKVKLIQAERWLLGPVLDKEANTDDALDKNRAIHLNALNKQFGSKKAKRRTEQYEKMQVNPEDVKEDLEKSVANINVKEADLTLQNIEDPLEIHIPPCNRDATSVEEVYSAYDILPKDQLLILAAKHEEIVKLERKNAFFVGTLANLMKLPADSKRNEKIAILEFIYSTCQWLCLPIKTPKKLLDELCPTSPEIRSFIIKNYSVMSANGRTRPTTIRDKGFVHCLILGLMISDYTLNLELFATMISGKTGLKKLNELARIIGARSSKDNTLNIVLKLPLPPQQSLVKRGRNKRG
- the LOC122854818 gene encoding probable pterin-4-alpha-carbinolamine dehydratase, translated to MAAAITKKIVDVTSGRIKSLLIQSSIQYSTSGTSKRTKMGKLEDSERMSILTPLLQTGWTLQVKRDAIYKEFLFKDFNEAFGFMTRVALKAEKMDHHPEWFNVYNKVNVTLSSHDVNGLSQRDIKMAHFIDEVANLKVDSVKEN